From one Mya arenaria isolate MELC-2E11 chromosome 4, ASM2691426v1 genomic stretch:
- the LOC128232952 gene encoding RING finger and transmembrane domain-containing protein 2-like isoform X1, which yields MANNEDRNPRRTIWNLRSNINNIPSNIVRNQNVQHQVGQVVRGVIPGVNPQPEYHRNPYLQHLYTQHDVDGGRPQGTDQLDMLETQLQEVIGQHTNTPADEEAGPHGHTHSQQVVPQDWSVLLGSFTFIILLALRLLADHVLGILVFLGLSLVFHYANTRMIEIVHITSLRDKQHSRGVYMSGLWLVVFLTFQIAVIYLFFSEQELHRVLYYRLPATWKGDVFDLFWVAVISDYTVRFGAIILKALVAVTPTLCLPQKRKGKYYMMIEMLTQLYRTTLPVLPWVHFLYDQPVSGKLIFFAILATAYVIVKIWNLCRNLVILKKAFFTFLTDVKYGVEPSVEEVKSRGENCPICQDDYQDPIMLHCKHIFCENCVSIWFDREKTCPMCRAEIQHESPVWQDGSTSAHLQWY from the exons ATGGCAAATAATGAAGATAGAAATCCAAGAAGGACCATTTGGAATCTGCGAAGTAACATCAACAACATTCCTTCAAATATTGTTCGAAATCAGAATGTTCAACACCAAGTTGGACAG GTTGTGAGAGGGGTGATACCAGGAGTTAACCCACAGCCAGAGTACCACAGAAACCCATACCTGCAGCACCTGTACACCCAACATGATGTGGACGGGGGCAGACCCCAGGGCACAGACCAGCTTGATATGCTGGAAACCCAGCTGCAGGAGGTTATAGGTCAGCACACAAATACTCCAG CTGATGAGGAGGCTGGGCCACACGGACACACACACAGCCAACAGGTGGTGCCACAGGATTGGAGCGTGCTCCTTGGCTCCTTCACATTCATCATCCTCCTCGCTCTCAGACTCCTAGCAGACCATGTCCTAG GTATTTTGGTGTTCTTAGGCTTGTCGCTGGTTTTCCATTATGCCAATACAAGGATGATCGAAATAGTTCATATTACTTCACTTAGG GACAAGCAACATTCTAGAGGGGTTTACATGTCCGGCCTGTGGCTTGTTGTGTTTTTGACGTTCCAAATAGCTGTTATATACCTGTTCTTTTCCGAACAAGAGCTGCATAGAGT GCTGTATTACAGGCTACCAGCCACATGGAAGGGAGATGTGTTTGACCTGTTCTGGGTGGCTGTGATCTCAGACTACACTGTACGTTTTGGTGCCATCATTCTGAAGGCCCTAGTTGCAGTCACCCCGACACTCTGCCTTCCACAGAAGAGAAAA GGAAAGTACTACATGATGATAGAGATGTTAACACAGCTGTACAGAACAACTTTACCGGTGCTTCCTTGGGTCCATTTTCTGTATGACCAACCAGTGTCAGGAAAACTTATATTTTTCGCCATTCTAGCAACTGCTTATGTTATagtaaaa ATTTGGAATTTATGCCGAAACTTAGTAATATTAAAAAAGGCTTTCTTCACATTCTTAACAGATGTG AAGTATGGCGTTGAGCCAAGTGTTGAGGAGGTGAAATCTCGCGGGGAAAACTGCCCAATCTGTCAGGACGACTACCAGGATCCCATCATGCTCCATTGTAAG CACATATTCTGTGAGAACTGTGTGTCTATCTGGTTTGACCGTGAGAAGACATGCCCGATGTGCCGCGCGGAGATACAGCACGAGAGCCCCGTGTGGCAGGATGGCTCAACCAGTGCTCACTTACAGTGGTACTGA
- the LOC128232952 gene encoding RING finger and transmembrane domain-containing protein 2-like isoform X2, giving the protein MANNEDRNPRRTIWNLRSNINNIPSNIVRNQNVQHQVGQVVRGVIPGVNPQPEYHRNPYLQHLYTQHDVDGGRPQGTDQLDMLETQLQEVIADEEAGPHGHTHSQQVVPQDWSVLLGSFTFIILLALRLLADHVLGILVFLGLSLVFHYANTRMIEIVHITSLRDKQHSRGVYMSGLWLVVFLTFQIAVIYLFFSEQELHRVLYYRLPATWKGDVFDLFWVAVISDYTVRFGAIILKALVAVTPTLCLPQKRKGKYYMMIEMLTQLYRTTLPVLPWVHFLYDQPVSGKLIFFAILATAYVIVKIWNLCRNLVILKKAFFTFLTDVKYGVEPSVEEVKSRGENCPICQDDYQDPIMLHCKHIFCENCVSIWFDREKTCPMCRAEIQHESPVWQDGSTSAHLQWY; this is encoded by the exons ATGGCAAATAATGAAGATAGAAATCCAAGAAGGACCATTTGGAATCTGCGAAGTAACATCAACAACATTCCTTCAAATATTGTTCGAAATCAGAATGTTCAACACCAAGTTGGACAG GTTGTGAGAGGGGTGATACCAGGAGTTAACCCACAGCCAGAGTACCACAGAAACCCATACCTGCAGCACCTGTACACCCAACATGATGTGGACGGGGGCAGACCCCAGGGCACAGACCAGCTTGATATGCTGGAAACCCAGCTGCAGGAGGTTATAG CTGATGAGGAGGCTGGGCCACACGGACACACACACAGCCAACAGGTGGTGCCACAGGATTGGAGCGTGCTCCTTGGCTCCTTCACATTCATCATCCTCCTCGCTCTCAGACTCCTAGCAGACCATGTCCTAG GTATTTTGGTGTTCTTAGGCTTGTCGCTGGTTTTCCATTATGCCAATACAAGGATGATCGAAATAGTTCATATTACTTCACTTAGG GACAAGCAACATTCTAGAGGGGTTTACATGTCCGGCCTGTGGCTTGTTGTGTTTTTGACGTTCCAAATAGCTGTTATATACCTGTTCTTTTCCGAACAAGAGCTGCATAGAGT GCTGTATTACAGGCTACCAGCCACATGGAAGGGAGATGTGTTTGACCTGTTCTGGGTGGCTGTGATCTCAGACTACACTGTACGTTTTGGTGCCATCATTCTGAAGGCCCTAGTTGCAGTCACCCCGACACTCTGCCTTCCACAGAAGAGAAAA GGAAAGTACTACATGATGATAGAGATGTTAACACAGCTGTACAGAACAACTTTACCGGTGCTTCCTTGGGTCCATTTTCTGTATGACCAACCAGTGTCAGGAAAACTTATATTTTTCGCCATTCTAGCAACTGCTTATGTTATagtaaaa ATTTGGAATTTATGCCGAAACTTAGTAATATTAAAAAAGGCTTTCTTCACATTCTTAACAGATGTG AAGTATGGCGTTGAGCCAAGTGTTGAGGAGGTGAAATCTCGCGGGGAAAACTGCCCAATCTGTCAGGACGACTACCAGGATCCCATCATGCTCCATTGTAAG CACATATTCTGTGAGAACTGTGTGTCTATCTGGTTTGACCGTGAGAAGACATGCCCGATGTGCCGCGCGGAGATACAGCACGAGAGCCCCGTGTGGCAGGATGGCTCAACCAGTGCTCACTTACAGTGGTACTGA